A genomic segment from Micropterus dolomieu isolate WLL.071019.BEF.003 ecotype Adirondacks linkage group LG03, ASM2129224v1, whole genome shotgun sequence encodes:
- the LOC123968696 gene encoding pituitary tumor-transforming gene 1 protein-interacting protein isoform X1, with translation MLSFKTERQTLTAVLFGAVVLCVSFVSQGECQTPPPSTPCSAYKSCDSCVPHAKCLWCLTNNNCTEYPVSWLLPPASVCQLSQARWGVCWLNFEALIITLAVLGGTILISIVACCCYCCCCRKRQSGPDRDEERFARRREEIKQRAEERKGERKARHDEIRRKYGLIGDADHPYSKFENE, from the exons ATGTTATCTTTTAAAACCGAGAGACAAACACTGACCGCGGTGCTCTTTGGTGCCGTCGTGCTGTGTGTTAGCTTTGTTAGCCAGGGAGAATGCcaaacaccaccaccatcaaCTC ctTGCTCTGCTTACAAAAGCTGTGACTCCTGTGTTCCACACGCCAAG TGTCTGTGGTGCTTAACCAACAACAACTGCACAGAATACCCAGTGAGCTGGCTGCTGCCTCCAGCGTCAGTGTGCCAGTTGTCTCAGGCCCGTTGGGGAGTGTGTTGGC TGAACTTTGAGGCCCTGATCATTACCCTCGCTGTCCTGGGTGGAACCATCCTCATCAGTATCGTcgcctgctgctgctactgctgctgctgcaggaagcGTCAGTCAGG CCCTGACAGAGATGAGGAGAGATTTgccaggaggagagaggagatcaAACAGCGCGCTGAGGAACG gaAGGGGGAGAGAAAGGCGAGGCACGACGAGATCCGCAGGAAGTATG GTCTGATCGGTGACGCGGACCACCCATACAGCAAGTTTGAGAATGAGTAA
- the LOC123968696 gene encoding pituitary tumor-transforming gene 1 protein-interacting protein isoform X2, producing MLSFKTERQTLTAVLFGAVVLCVSFVSQGECQTPPPSTPCSAYKSCDSCVPHAKCLWCLTNNNCTEYPVSWLLPPASVCQLSQARWGVCWLNFEALIITLAVLGGTILISIVACCCYCCCCRKRQSGPDRDEERFARRREEIKQRAEERTPLWFRG from the exons ATGTTATCTTTTAAAACCGAGAGACAAACACTGACCGCGGTGCTCTTTGGTGCCGTCGTGCTGTGTGTTAGCTTTGTTAGCCAGGGAGAATGCcaaacaccaccaccatcaaCTC ctTGCTCTGCTTACAAAAGCTGTGACTCCTGTGTTCCACACGCCAAG TGTCTGTGGTGCTTAACCAACAACAACTGCACAGAATACCCAGTGAGCTGGCTGCTGCCTCCAGCGTCAGTGTGCCAGTTGTCTCAGGCCCGTTGGGGAGTGTGTTGGC TGAACTTTGAGGCCCTGATCATTACCCTCGCTGTCCTGGGTGGAACCATCCTCATCAGTATCGTcgcctgctgctgctactgctgctgctgcaggaagcGTCAGTCAGG CCCTGACAGAGATGAGGAGAGATTTgccaggaggagagaggagatcaAACAGCGCGCTGAGGAACG GACGCCGCTGTGGTTTAGAGGTTAA